The following are encoded together in the Chromatiales bacterium genome:
- a CDS encoding LysR family transcriptional regulator, with the protein MDRLEAMRSFVKVVEAGSVSGAADRLGVAKSAVSRRLRDLEAHLGAELVRRTTRRLALTDSGRAYYERCRRILEDVNEAEEAVSIQQGRLAGRLRVAAPLSFGLQHLQPAIIEFMRRHPDVQFDLDLNDRQVDLMTEGLDVGVRIADLADSSLMARRLAPVRSLVCASPGYLAERGTPATPDALADHDCLVYTNQPDPFLWRYQDETGRPGHVGIHPRLAANNGDLLCEAAAAGQGILLTPTFIAYRDIAAGRLQPILTGLRWPRINAYALYPQTRHLSARVRAFVDFLAERFAGEPYWDTEIGQAEDGHGD; encoded by the coding sequence ATGGATCGGCTCGAGGCGATGCGCAGCTTCGTCAAGGTGGTGGAGGCCGGCAGCGTCTCCGGGGCGGCCGACCGGCTGGGGGTGGCAAAATCCGCGGTCAGCCGGCGGCTGCGGGATCTCGAGGCCCACCTGGGGGCGGAGCTGGTCCGGCGCACCACCCGGCGACTGGCACTCACCGACAGTGGCCGCGCCTATTACGAGCGCTGCCGGCGCATCCTCGAGGACGTCAACGAGGCCGAGGAGGCCGTCTCCATCCAGCAGGGGCGTCTGGCCGGCCGGCTACGGGTCGCCGCCCCCCTCTCCTTCGGCCTGCAGCACCTGCAGCCCGCCATCATCGAGTTCATGCGCAGGCATCCGGACGTGCAGTTCGATCTCGACCTCAACGACCGCCAGGTCGACCTCATGACCGAGGGGCTGGACGTGGGGGTGCGCATCGCCGACCTGGCCGACTCCAGCCTGATGGCCCGCCGGCTGGCCCCGGTCCGCTCCCTGGTCTGCGCCAGCCCGGGCTACCTGGCCGAACGCGGCACGCCCGCCACGCCGGACGCGCTCGCCGATCACGACTGCCTGGTCTACACCAACCAGCCGGACCCCTTCCTGTGGCGTTACCAGGATGAAACGGGCAGGCCTGGCCACGTGGGCATCCATCCACGGCTGGCCGCGAACAACGGCGACCTCCTCTGCGAGGCCGCAGCAGCCGGCCAGGGCATCCTGCTCACCCCCACCTTCATCGCCTACCGCGACATCGCCGCAGGGCGCCTGCAGCCCATCCTCACCGGGCTGCGCTGGCCACGGATCAATGCCTACGCGCTCTACCCGCAGACCCGCCACCTCTCGGCACGTGTGCGCGCCTTCGTCGACTTCCTCGCCGAGCGCTTCGCGGGCGAACCCTACTGGGATACGGAAATCGGCCAGGCGGAAGATGGCCACGGGGACTAG
- a CDS encoding patatin-like phospholipase family protein, translating into MSKRKTRHVALALGSGGARGLAQIGVIRWLEENRDFDITSIAGCSMGAVVGGIYAAGKLDLYEDWVCSLTRRDVFKLLDFAFSWSGLFSGDRLMKELREMLGEANIEDLPIAFTAIATDLEKGREVWLSRGSLFDAIRASMAIPTVFTPVVIDGRTLVDGGLVNPVPIAPTLRERGDLTIAVSLSGREEEGMDEDSTASFSDDTRPGPYQKAIGEFIEGIQQKLGFEGKQQPSYDMFDLISRSLETMQNGITRFRMAAYDPQGLIEIPVNACGIFDFHRAREMIDLGYERAEKALAHL; encoded by the coding sequence ATGAGCAAGCGAAAGACCAGACACGTCGCCCTGGCACTTGGCAGCGGCGGGGCCCGCGGGCTCGCGCAGATCGGCGTGATCCGCTGGCTGGAGGAGAACCGCGACTTCGACATCACCTCCATCGCCGGCTGTTCGATGGGGGCGGTGGTCGGCGGCATCTATGCGGCCGGCAAGCTCGATCTCTACGAGGACTGGGTCTGCTCCCTGACCCGGCGCGACGTGTTCAAGCTGCTGGACTTCGCCTTCAGCTGGTCGGGCCTGTTCAGCGGCGACCGCCTGATGAAGGAGCTGCGCGAGATGCTCGGCGAGGCAAACATCGAGGACCTGCCGATCGCCTTCACGGCCATTGCCACCGACCTGGAGAAGGGGCGGGAGGTCTGGCTCAGCCGCGGGTCATTGTTCGATGCGATACGCGCCTCCATGGCCATCCCCACCGTCTTCACCCCGGTGGTGATCGATGGGCGCACGCTGGTCGATGGCGGCCTGGTGAATCCCGTGCCCATCGCGCCCACGCTGCGTGAGCGCGGCGACCTCACCATCGCGGTCAGTCTCAGCGGTCGCGAGGAGGAGGGAATGGATGAGGACAGCACGGCCAGTTTCTCGGACGACACCCGGCCCGGCCCCTACCAGAAGGCCATCGGTGAGTTTATCGAGGGCATTCAGCAGAAGCTCGGCTTCGAGGGCAAGCAGCAGCCGTCCTATGACATGTTCGATCTCATCTCGCGCTCGCTCGAGACCATGCAGAACGGCATCACCCGTTTCCGCATGGCGGCCTACGATCCGCAGGGGCTGATCGAGATCCCGGTGAATGCCTGCGGCATCTTCGATTTTCATCGTGCGCGCGAGATGATCGATCTCGGTTACGAGCGCGCCGAGAAGGCACTGGCGCACCTCTAG